Proteins encoded together in one Lathyrus oleraceus cultivar Zhongwan6 chromosome 5, CAAS_Psat_ZW6_1.0, whole genome shotgun sequence window:
- the LOC127078720 gene encoding uncharacterized protein LOC127078720, producing the protein MYQNSGKGTEKVKEPINDGKEDERGDAKDKEPPYMPLPPYKPLIPYPQSLVKSQNEGQFKKFVELLKQLNITIAFTEAITQMPSYAKFLKGILSNKKKLEDDETIMLTTECSTIIQNNMLPKPKDPDMLENVLVRIGQLYIPTDFVIMDINKDSNIPIILGRPFLATAGAIIDVKKGRLTFEVGEEKVEFLLAKFLQASAIDDSCCFLDVINECLKEMEKEPSKYS; encoded by the exons ATGTATCAAAATTCTGGTAAGGGAACCGAAAAGGTAAAGGAACCAATCAATGATGGAAAGGAAGACGAAAGAGGAGATGCAAAAGATAAAGAACCACCTTATATGCCTCTGCCACCATACAAACCACTTATACCTTATCCCCAAAGCCTTGTTAAGTCCCAAAATGAAGGACAATTCAAGAAATTTGTAGAACTTCTGAAGCAACTTAATATCACTATAGCATTCACAGAAGCCATTACGCAAATGCCTTCATATGCTAAGTTTCTTAAAGGGATTCTATCCAACAAGAAAAAGCTTGAGGATGATGAAACCATTATGCTTACTACCGAGTGTAGCACTATTATTCAAAACAACATGCTTCCTAAACCGAAAGACCCGG ATATGCTAGAGAACGTTCTCGTTCGTATAGGACAATTATATATTCCTACCGACTTTGTAATAATGGATATAAACAAGGATTCCAACATCCCTATTATTTTAGGAAGACCCTTTTTAGCCACAGCCGGAGCCATCATAGATGTGAAGAAAGGAAGgctaacattcgaagttggagaagAAAAAGTTGAATTTCTCTTAGCTAAATTTCTACAAGCATCAGCTATAGACGACTCATGTTGTTTCTTAGACGTCATCAACGAATGTTTGAAAGAAATGGAGAAAGAACCATCTAAGTATAGTTAA